In bacterium, the genomic window TCGAGACACATCAAAAAATCTATGAAGATTCTTTATGGATAAGATCGGAATGCTACAAGTTCTATGTACAACAAAGGAAAATGTATTGTAATTATTTGGAATTATTGGACCTTTGGTTGGTTGCTCCTTACTGTGTAGAATGTGCGATAAATGATCCTTTTGCAGGTAATAGGATTCCTGACATCATGCCGGATAACTGGGAACTTGATTTGCTAATTCATGTTGGAGGGGATGTTCTTAGTCAGACGAAAGATATTTTAGAAGAAAATCCTGATTTTTGTTTTGAATGTAAAAGATGCAGGAAAGAGCTTCGACCGTGGGATCAGGATGAAATTTATGTAGTAACATACCATCTTGAGGAACATTATGGTATTCCACTTGAAACTCCTGGGAGAAAATACCCTAATAAAAAGATGGAAAATCAAATACTCAATTTGTACGATAGAGAATGTTTTAACTGCAAGTCACATGATAAACAACTCACAATCGACCATATATTACCCCAGTGTGCTGGTGGTGATTCTGCTTTCAGAAATCTTCAACCATTGTGCGTAGAATGCCAAAATATAAAAGGAAATACTCATCCACAAGTAAAAGAGGTTTGGTCTAAAATGTACTTTGGTTCTTATCCTTCAGATAGTTACGAACATATGTTTTGGTGAGAATGAAATATCTAAAATCCCCA contains:
- a CDS encoding HNH endonuclease; its protein translation is MPDNWELDLLIHVGGDVLSQTKDILEENPDFCFECKRCRKELRPWDQDEIYVVTYHLEEHYGIPLETPGRKYPNKKMENQILNLYDRECFNCKSHDKQLTIDHILPQCAGGDSAFRNLQPLCVECQNIKGNTHPQVKEVWSKMYFGSYPSDSYEHMFW